In Pseudoliparis swirei isolate HS2019 ecotype Mariana Trench unplaced genomic scaffold, NWPU_hadal_v1 hadal_186, whole genome shotgun sequence, the following proteins share a genomic window:
- the mks1 gene encoding Meckel syndrome type 1 protein isoform X1, producing the protein MPSRTCGSAASPTLTQHNPHTSRSLAVHPAPHPGVCVPRVRLERVTSTSALSKHLQQQVLSQQGGAIELETLTSQGQTGDNEEELVMGWQEKLFSQYEVELFQNEAACQTPLDRQYHSEVQALNRRNHRIFTYTDHDRYTSCLPLQQLQSTDLLTPTDSRPTFLAERMASVRHRRQDRRTMDCSVPKSKIVNWEPSAEFVKSSHVVNNAMQTMHIMGDLAPPGRLGQKENEYLLVTIKTDGSGTVIVKPDFNKGKEPYRIVTSGEKRDVWRLTVENVCTSMQPEEKEREQNMYRDLYVRHKEYLNSLVGQDFEMPPAGVLRYLMNGEIVSAKGFEYDNLYIHFFMELPNNWSSLPFQSLSGVTQTCRARTLGKEHVALFSFPFSFEAFYMSEKETEEAAPQWPVIYFKVLSLDSWQRFRTEGYGYLLFPATPGKHSMTCHTWRPLQAGPVSALRRFFIGGSPELEDLSYVRIPSTFQGERLSRFGFCTESTGSVTFDLHCIQQARAFVDATVMKRRRQKVFDQLGGFSQQGAVCTILEAFQRARKKMQEARESLPRDLVHTRDLVHPASRLEASAQ; encoded by the exons ATGCCGTCAAGAACCTGCGGATCCG CTGCATCGCCCACATTAACGCAGCATAACCCCCACACATCACGTAGCCTGGCGGTGCACCCTGCCCCTCACCCCGGTGTCTGTGTCCCCAGGGTGCGTCTAGAGAGGGTGACCTCCACATCCGCCCTCTCTAagcacctgcagcagcaggtcCTGAGCCAGCAGGGAGGAGCCATTGAGCTGGAGACCCTCACCTCTCAAGGCCAGACGG GGGACAACGAGGAGGAGTTGGTGATGGGCTGGCAGGAGAAACTCTTCAGCCAG TACGAGGTGGAGCTGTTCCAGAACGAGGCGGCTTGTCAGACCCCTCTGGACCGCCAGTACCACAGCGAGGTCCAGGCCCTGAACCGGCGCAACCACAGGATCTTCACCTACACCGACCACGACCGCTACACCAGCTGCCTCCCGCTGCAGCAGCTG CAGTCCACCGACTTATTGACCCCGACCGACTCGCGCCCCACCTTCCTGGCTGAGAGGATGGCGAGCGTGAGGCACCGACGGCAGGACCGGCGCACCAT GGATTGCAGCGTCCCGAAGTCAAAGATCGTCAACTGGGAGCCCTCAGCGGAGTTCGTGAAGAGCAGCCATGTGGTGAACAACGCCATGCAGACCATGCACATCATGGGGGACCTGGCCCCGCCTGGAAG GCTCGGCCAGAAGGAGAACGAATACTTGCTGGTAACCATAAAAACCGACGGCAGTGGAACCGTCATCGTCAAGCCCGACTTCAACAAAGGCAAAGAGCCGTACAG gaTAGTAACATCGGGGGAGAAGAGAGACGTGTGGCGCCTCACGGTGGAGAACGTGTGCACCAGCATGCAGCCCGAGGAGAAGGAGCGGGAGCAGAACATGTACAGAGAC CTGTACGTTCGGCACAAGGAATACCTCAACAGCCTCGTGGGTCAAGACTTTGAAATG CCTCCTGCAGGTGTCCTGCGCTACCTGATGAACGGAGAGATCG TCTCAGCCAAAGGCTTCGAATATGACAACTTGTACATCCACTTCTTCATGGAGCTGCCCAACA ACTGGTCCAGCTTGCCCTTCCAGTCTCTGTCGGGGGTCACGCAGACGTGCCGGGCCAGAACACTGGGGAAG GAACACGTGGCGCTCTTCAGCTTCCCCTTCAGCTTCGAGGCGTTCTACATGAGCGAGAAGGAGACCGAGG AGGCGGCCCCCCAGTGGCCGGTGATCTACTTCAAGGTTCTTTCTCTGGACTCCTGGCAGCGCTTCAGAACCGAAGGCTACGGCTACCTGCTGTTTCCTGCCACGCCCG GTAAACATTCGATGACGTGCCACACCTGGAGGCCCCTCCAGGCGGGGCCGGTCTCTGCACTGAGGCGCTTCTTCATCGGAGGCTCCCCGGAGCTGGAGGACCTCAGCTACGTCAGGATCCCGAGCACCTTCCAG GGAGAGCGGCTGAGTCGCTTCGGCTTCTGCACTGAAAGCACAGGAAGCGTGACCTTCGACCTGCACTGCATCCAGCAGGCCAG GGCGTTTGTTGACgccaccgtgatgaagaggaggaggcagaaggTGTTCGACCAGCTGGGAGGATTCAGCCAGCAAGGAGCCGTGTGCACCATCCTGG AGGCCTTCCAGAGGGCCAGGAAGAAGATGCAAGAGGCCCGAGAGAGTCTCCccagagacctggtccacaCCAGAGACCTGGTCCACCCCGCCTCCCGCCTGGAGGCCTCTGCACAGTGA
- the mks1 gene encoding Meckel syndrome type 1 protein isoform X2 → MADGWNTDTGEAVYRSRDAVKNLRIRVRLERVTSTSALSKHLQQQVLSQQGGAIELETLTSQGQTGDNEEELVMGWQEKLFSQYEVELFQNEAACQTPLDRQYHSEVQALNRRNHRIFTYTDHDRYTSCLPLQQLQSTDLLTPTDSRPTFLAERMASVRHRRQDRRTMDCSVPKSKIVNWEPSAEFVKSSHVVNNAMQTMHIMGDLAPPGRLGQKENEYLLVTIKTDGSGTVIVKPDFNKGKEPYRIVTSGEKRDVWRLTVENVCTSMQPEEKEREQNMYRDLYVRHKEYLNSLVGQDFEMPPAGVLRYLMNGEIVSAKGFEYDNLYIHFFMELPNNWSSLPFQSLSGVTQTCRARTLGKEHVALFSFPFSFEAFYMSEKETEEAAPQWPVIYFKVLSLDSWQRFRTEGYGYLLFPATPGKHSMTCHTWRPLQAGPVSALRRFFIGGSPELEDLSYVRIPSTFQGERLSRFGFCTESTGSVTFDLHCIQQARAFVDATVMKRRRQKVFDQLGGFSQQGAVCTILEAFQRARKKMQEARESLPRDLVHTRDLVHPASRLEASAQ, encoded by the exons ATGGCGGACGGCTGGAACACGGACACCGGGGAGGCCGTGTACCGGTCCCGGGATGCCGTCAAGAACCTGCGGATCCG GGTGCGTCTAGAGAGGGTGACCTCCACATCCGCCCTCTCTAagcacctgcagcagcaggtcCTGAGCCAGCAGGGAGGAGCCATTGAGCTGGAGACCCTCACCTCTCAAGGCCAGACGG GGGACAACGAGGAGGAGTTGGTGATGGGCTGGCAGGAGAAACTCTTCAGCCAG TACGAGGTGGAGCTGTTCCAGAACGAGGCGGCTTGTCAGACCCCTCTGGACCGCCAGTACCACAGCGAGGTCCAGGCCCTGAACCGGCGCAACCACAGGATCTTCACCTACACCGACCACGACCGCTACACCAGCTGCCTCCCGCTGCAGCAGCTG CAGTCCACCGACTTATTGACCCCGACCGACTCGCGCCCCACCTTCCTGGCTGAGAGGATGGCGAGCGTGAGGCACCGACGGCAGGACCGGCGCACCAT GGATTGCAGCGTCCCGAAGTCAAAGATCGTCAACTGGGAGCCCTCAGCGGAGTTCGTGAAGAGCAGCCATGTGGTGAACAACGCCATGCAGACCATGCACATCATGGGGGACCTGGCCCCGCCTGGAAG GCTCGGCCAGAAGGAGAACGAATACTTGCTGGTAACCATAAAAACCGACGGCAGTGGAACCGTCATCGTCAAGCCCGACTTCAACAAAGGCAAAGAGCCGTACAG gaTAGTAACATCGGGGGAGAAGAGAGACGTGTGGCGCCTCACGGTGGAGAACGTGTGCACCAGCATGCAGCCCGAGGAGAAGGAGCGGGAGCAGAACATGTACAGAGAC CTGTACGTTCGGCACAAGGAATACCTCAACAGCCTCGTGGGTCAAGACTTTGAAATG CCTCCTGCAGGTGTCCTGCGCTACCTGATGAACGGAGAGATCG TCTCAGCCAAAGGCTTCGAATATGACAACTTGTACATCCACTTCTTCATGGAGCTGCCCAACA ACTGGTCCAGCTTGCCCTTCCAGTCTCTGTCGGGGGTCACGCAGACGTGCCGGGCCAGAACACTGGGGAAG GAACACGTGGCGCTCTTCAGCTTCCCCTTCAGCTTCGAGGCGTTCTACATGAGCGAGAAGGAGACCGAGG AGGCGGCCCCCCAGTGGCCGGTGATCTACTTCAAGGTTCTTTCTCTGGACTCCTGGCAGCGCTTCAGAACCGAAGGCTACGGCTACCTGCTGTTTCCTGCCACGCCCG GTAAACATTCGATGACGTGCCACACCTGGAGGCCCCTCCAGGCGGGGCCGGTCTCTGCACTGAGGCGCTTCTTCATCGGAGGCTCCCCGGAGCTGGAGGACCTCAGCTACGTCAGGATCCCGAGCACCTTCCAG GGAGAGCGGCTGAGTCGCTTCGGCTTCTGCACTGAAAGCACAGGAAGCGTGACCTTCGACCTGCACTGCATCCAGCAGGCCAG GGCGTTTGTTGACgccaccgtgatgaagaggaggaggcagaaggTGTTCGACCAGCTGGGAGGATTCAGCCAGCAAGGAGCCGTGTGCACCATCCTGG AGGCCTTCCAGAGGGCCAGGAAGAAGATGCAAGAGGCCCGAGAGAGTCTCCccagagacctggtccacaCCAGAGACCTGGTCCACCCCGCCTCCCGCCTGGAGGCCTCTGCACAGTGA